A section of the Brevinematales bacterium genome encodes:
- a CDS encoding tetratricopeptide repeat protein, whose amino-acid sequence MIKNTIRVIAVTLLLTVGAWAASIDEAIYQLGYKMYQSGNYAQAVDQFNTLIAKHPYSPYYIASVYYCAKSYYAKGAYDKSLYYYGILERKAETDVQMRQAVFGIAQSYFGLKSYANAVGYFETFAANYKNSPVVDAAHYYAARCWEALCRKDKALAHYQQVAFYYPLSPYYKYALEKAVQLSPYDLNSKKDKPIADEPQVAKTQDNGLNEVDFEDYTTPEPAESADVSHPELVEGHEPVEGYAKEGSNTPPGQIKPILQPDDSQGGEKFQAETWTSKPENTVHVKLGDALSSGDVFTSTADAKLTVTNFVLSSFTNSYTNYVHCTLTNLLTNMIVVTQYVAVQSLDSNTVQIQSIKALNEKSQEEIDRLRQLLEMKAKLLDLKEKTLNQKQKIILTVTNK is encoded by the coding sequence ATGATAAAAAACACTATCCGCGTCATCGCGGTTACATTGTTACTGACGGTCGGGGCATGGGCCGCGTCTATCGACGAGGCGATCTACCAGCTTGGGTATAAAATGTACCAGAGCGGGAATTACGCTCAGGCGGTCGACCAGTTCAACACGCTGATCGCGAAGCATCCGTACTCACCGTATTATATCGCGTCGGTGTACTATTGCGCGAAGTCCTACTATGCGAAGGGCGCATACGATAAGTCGCTGTACTACTACGGGATACTCGAACGGAAGGCGGAGACCGACGTACAGATGCGTCAAGCGGTATTCGGTATCGCCCAGTCCTACTTCGGGCTGAAGAGCTACGCGAACGCGGTCGGCTACTTCGAGACATTCGCCGCGAACTATAAGAACTCGCCCGTCGTCGACGCCGCGCACTACTATGCCGCCCGCTGCTGGGAAGCGTTATGCAGGAAGGACAAAGCCCTCGCGCATTATCAGCAGGTCGCGTTCTATTACCCGTTAAGCCCGTACTATAAATACGCGCTCGAGAAGGCAGTTCAGCTCAGCCCGTACGACCTCAATTCCAAGAAAGATAAACCGATCGCGGATGAGCCGCAGGTCGCGAAGACGCAGGATAACGGGCTGAACGAGGTGGATTTCGAGGACTATACCACCCCGGAACCGGCAGAATCCGCCGACGTGAGTCACCCTGAGCTTGTCGAAGGGCATGAGCCTGTCGAGGGGTACGCGAAGGAGGGATCGAACACACCTCCGGGGCAAATTAAACCGATATTACAGCCGGACGACTCCCAAGGAGGGGAGAAGTTCCAAGCGGAGACATGGACGTCGAAGCCGGAAAATACGGTGCATGTTAAACTCGGGGACGCGCTGTCGTCCGGGGACGTCTTCACATCGACCGCGGATGCTAAGCTGACGGTAACTAATTTCGTGTTATCGTCGTTCACCAATTCGTATACGAACTATGTCCACTGCACCCTGACCAATCTCCTGACGAACATGATCGTGGTCACCCAGTATGTCGCGGTACAGTCGCTGGACTCCAATACGGTGCAGATACAGTCGATCAAGGCGCTGAACGAGAAATCGCAGGAGGAGATCGACAGGCTTCGCCAACTCCTCGAAATGAAGGCGAAACTCCTCGACCTGAAGGAAAAGACGCTGAACCAGAAACAGAAGATCATACTGACTGTGACCAATAAATAG